The stretch of DNA ccggccttgtctgTTTATTTTCATATCTTGTAGGTATTTTGCATTTAgacataatgacattttaataGTAAATACTGAAAGtatttttgcaaattttgtttatattcaatGTGTTATCTCGTTGGGTTTCATTTCACAAATAGATAGGTCTTCTGTGGCCTATTCAACTGTAGAGAAGCAAGGATGTAAGAGCAAGGTAAATTTGGTAGATGTGATTTTGAGCCATCAGAAagactttttgcttttttctaattAGAGAcaagggctcactctgtcacccaggctggagtgcagtgccacaatgacagctcactggagctcactggagccttgacctccATGGCTCAAggattcctcctgcctcagcctcccaagtagctgggactacaggtgtgcaccatcacgccaaactaattttttttttaatttttttttttttttgtagagaagggctcactctacattgcccaggctagaaatACCTTATCAAGACAAAAGTTTAACGGGAGATTGTCATTATTTACCTGATTCCAAGAATTTGGGATGTAAAGCAAATTTCTCCAAGTTACAGAGATAGGTAACCAAGGCCGTATTTTAATTTGGGTGATCTCTATGCCTCAGGGCCTAAGCTGTTCCCACAACCCCAGTTAGGATGACTGGTAAGTAGATGGGATGTGGGGATTTGTGTTTCCATGTATGTGGAATAGCTAGGACACAATAATAAACGCACAGAAATAAAAGACTGGGGCTAGGGGAGGATAATTTGTGTTTGGCTAGAATGTGGTGGAGGTTAGGACCACCTGAAATAAATTCAGGTTTGTTTCATCTTGTTTTGTTcttaagaaagaaatatcttctcaccCACAGCAACCAATGATTTGAGGCAACAGCTGTTTTCCTAACAGCTGCTTAGCTTGGCATCATTTTCTCTGAAAAGCCAAAGGCTGGAAGAGCAGTTGTCTGGCTGAGCTGTGACTGCCGGCAGGCTGTGTGTGGGAATCCTTTTGGCAGGTTGGAATTAAAGGGTCCGAAGATTCAAAGGACTTCAAGGGCTGCCATCAATGTGAGAAACCAGTGGGACTGTAGTGAGGTCATCAGCTGTCTCCAGGAAGGACAGTGAGATCTGAGAGCATATCTGCCTCTCACTGAAGAGTACCCACAGAGTTCAACCTCTTGAAGAAAGCCCACCTTGGTCCAGACCTTCACTGACAGCCCAATGGCAGTGGCAGCAGCTCTGACCGGACTCCAAGCAGAAGCTAAGTGCTCCATCTGTCTGGATTACCTGAGTGACCCCGTCACCATCGAATGTGGGCACAACTTCTGTCGTTCCTGCATCCAACAGTCCTGGCTGGATCTACAGGAATTGTTCCCTTGCCCTGTCTGTCGTCACCGGTGTCAAGAGGGGCACTTCAGGAGCAACACCCAGCTGGGAAGGATGATTGAAATTGCCAAGCTACTCCAGAGCACCAAGAGCAATAAAAGGATGCAGGAAGAGACGACCTTGTGCGAGAAACACAACCAGCCCCTGAGCGTTTTCTGCAAGGAGGACCTGATGGTGTTGTGTCCCCTGTGCACTCAGCCCCCTGACCACCAGGGCCACCATGTGAGGCCCATAGAGAAAGCTGCCATTCATTATAGGAAAAGATTCTGCAGTTACATCCAGACCCTGAAAAAGCAATTGGCAGACCTCCAAAAATTAACAAGCACTCAAAGCAAAAAACCCTTAGAACTGAGAGAGATGGTGGAAAACCAAAGGCAGGAATTATCCTCTGAATTTGAGCACCTCAACCAGTTTTTAGATCGTGAGCAACAGGCAGTTCTCTCCAGATTAGCTGAAGAAGAGAAGGACAATCAACAGAAACTCAGTGCAAACATAACAGCATTTTCAAACTACAGTGCCACACTCAAAAGCCAGTTAAGAAAGGTAGTAGAGCTCAGTGAGCTGTCTGAACTGGAATTGCTGtcacaaattaaaattttctacgAATCTGAAAATGAGAGTAGCCCATCGATCTTTTCAATTCATTTAAAGAGAGATGGCTGCAGTTTTCCTCCCCAATATTCTGCTCTGCAgagaattataaagaaatttaaagtagaaataattctAGACTCTGAAACAGCACACCCTAACCTGATTGTATCTGAGGATAAAAAATGTGTGAGatttacaaagagaaaacaaaaggttCCCGGTTTCCCAAAAAGATTTACGGTCAAGCCAGTTGTTCTGGGTTTTCCATATTTTCATTCTGGCAGGCACTTCTGGGAGATTGAAGTGGGGGATAAGTCGGAATGGGCTATTGGCATTTGCAAAGACTCTCTTCCCACAAAGGCGAGGAGACCCTCATCAGCCCAGCAGGAATGTTGGAGAATTGAGCTGCAAGCTGATGGCTATCATGCACCAGGGGCTTTTCCAACCCCTCTGTTGTTAGAGGTGAAAGCCAGGGCCATTGGCATTTTCCTGGACTATGAGATGGGTGAGATCTCATTCTATAATATGGCTGAGAAATCTCACATCTGTACTTTCACTGACACTTTTACTGGGCCTCTTCGGCCTTATTTCTATGTAGGCCCAGATTCACAACCTCTCAGAATCTGTACAGGGACAGTTTGTGAATGAAAACCTGCCTGTTAGGCTGAACTATTTTACtagttgttgtctttttttttttaatggaagatgcAGAGGTTATTGTATTAACATATGTATGAATATAATCCctctagttttcttcttttacagTTTCCAAGAAGAAAACTTTATATTGCTCTAACAACAATCTATAAAACAGTGCTAAGAATGGCTCCCTCCCAGGAATGTCGTGGGGGTTACCGGTCATGTTCGTGGACCTGGCACATTGCTGAGTGTAAGGgtgattatttctgtttttcagaaagtGCAGATGATGCTTGCAAGGGATGAACCGGAACAAACTTACAAATTTTGTCTCCTCTGTATAAAGGTTGGATTGTGCTATTCCTGACACATACTAAGTAGTGAGCAGGTTGTAACCCTTAGTTAAACCACAGGGCACAATTTAAAGGGATGGAGTGGGCACCACAGGGAGAGGGTAAGCATTTTTAGCCTTTAACATGTGGGGCTTTGACAGTTTTTTCTGTTATCCCCAGAAGCCACCTACTGGTGGCACTCACTACATTAGGCTTCTGCTcccaaaattttcatttcttcctgtattctttgctattgtgcatggTACTTTGGAATACAGTGACTTATTATGACAATGGAGAGAACTGGAACATCTTGTTACTAATGGACATTACCGTTAGATACCATGTCAGAGACTAAAAGATGAATCACTGGGCAGGACGGTATACCTATATTTACTCAGAATGTTTTCTTATAAagacagctaacatttattaagccctAACTATGTCCCAGGAGTTGCAGTATTTTCAAAACAACTCTGAGATGTAGGCAGTGggccgttaaaaaaaaaaagaattttaaattaagaaaacagtttcaAGACAAAGTATCCTAGTTAAGATGACTCAGCCAGTGGTAAAGAGATGTCCAGGGCTGCCTTCAATCACTGACAAACCAGCCCCTTAAATGGTTTGTCAATGGAATGCTTTATTACACAGGAAGTaataaggtattatttttccctctGACTATGAAAAAGGAGATGTCCACAGGTCCATGTATAGACTCTTAGGATGCTACACTAACTTAACCAGAAGAATCTGGGTTTATATCTAGGTTCTACTAATGTCTGGTAGTTGGCTTTAACTCGGGCATAAAATGGACATAATACTTTATTTTGCATGAAAGTTATGAAGGTgaagttatatatgtgtgtgtatgcgccaaagttaatttatatatatatgtgtgtgtgtatatatatatatatatatattttttttttttttttttttttaagtagagacaggcactcactatattgcccaggttgttcttgaactcctgagctcaagtggttccaccagcctcagcttcccaaaatgatgggattacagatgtaagccactgcacccagcccttatctactttattttatttatttttcaattttttcggAAAtgaggtctcaccctgttgcccaggctagagtgcagtggcacaatcatagattaccgtaaccttgaactcctgggctccagggatcttctcacctcagcctctaaaTAGCTCAGATTGTGGGCTCACGCCGTCGCACTtagccgattttttttttttttttttttttttttttttttttgagatagggtctcgctctgttactcaggctggagcgcagtgacagGATCATGTTCACCGCAGCctgaacctcccaggctcaagcaatcctaccacctcagcctccagagtagctggggcccCAAGGcatgcataacttttttttttttttttttttttgagacggagttttgctcctgtcacccaggctggagtgcaatgacgcgatctc from Nomascus leucogenys isolate Asia chromosome 7b, Asia_NLE_v1, whole genome shotgun sequence encodes:
- the LOC100601559 gene encoding putative tripartite motif-containing protein 75, with amino-acid sequence MAVAAALTGLQAEAKCSICLDYLSDPVTIECGHNFCRSCIQQSWLDLQELFPCPVCRHRCQEGHFRSNTQLGRMIEIAKLLQSTKSNKRMQEETTLCEKHNQPLSVFCKEDLMVLCPLCTQPPDHQGHHVRPIEKAAIHYRKRFCSYIQTLKKQLADLQKLTSTQSKKPLELREMVENQRQELSSEFEHLNQFLDREQQAVLSRLAEEEKDNQQKLSANITAFSNYSATLKSQLRKVVELSELSELELLSQIKIFYESENESSPSIFSIHLKRDGCSFPPQYSALQRIIKKFKVEIILDSETAHPNLIVSEDKKCVRFTKRKQKVPGFPKRFTVKPVVLGFPYFHSGRHFWEIEVGDKSEWAIGICKDSLPTKARRPSSAQQECWRIELQADGYHAPGAFPTPLLLEVKARAIGIFLDYEMGEISFYNMAEKSHICTFTDTFTGPLRPYFYVGPDSQPLRICTGTVCE